The DNA window TAGAAATAATTCAATCAAATGGCGTAAATGGAGTAGTAGTGGGAATACCTTACTCTCTTGACGGCGAGAGCGGCCCAATGGCGGAATCAGTGAAAGAATTCGTTAGGGAACTCGAATCCAGTGTGGAAGTTAAAGTAGAGACCTGGCCGGAAGAATATTCATCGGAAGATGCAAAGAGCGAATTGCGGAAATTAGGCGTAGATTATAGGAAGGACAAAGGCGAAGTAGATAAAATGGCTGCGGCTCTCATATTACGGTCATATTTGGATCATATAGAGAAACACTGAATTGAACGGTGAAGAAAGTAATATAAAACGCGAAAAGAAAGTTGATTACGCTTTACTCGGTTTTTTTGCTCTCTTATTTGGAGGTTCGTTTCCTCCGCTAAATACGGGCTATTTCGCGTGGATAGCCTTTGTTCCATACTTTTATTTTCTTGAACGAAACCTCAACGCTAAAATGTTCAGGAAAAACTTTATTACGGGATTGGTAGCAAATCTAATAATTATTTATTGGATAGGAGCAAATTCCGGAGCGTCTGCTTTTGTCGGAATATTAACAGTAATTGGTTCAGTTTCAGTTCTTGCTCTCTGGTTCACATTATACGGATGGATACACGTTCGGCTACTGAAAAAATGGGGAGACTCCGCAATCTGGGCAGCGCCGGTCGTATGGGTAGGGATTGAATTCGTTCGTTCACACGGTTCTTTAGGGTTTCCGTGGACAATGATAGCAAACTCCCAAACGTATTATATTCCGCTGATTCAATTTGCCTCAATAACAGGAGCATGGGGAGTATCATTTTTACTTATATTCGTGAATGTATTAGCGTTTAAAGCGCTGAAATCGCTGTCACAGCCGAAAATTGCAGGAATATATGCAATAGCCGGAGGTATGGCGCTTTTAATCCCCTGGCTATATGGAACTGCTGTTCTAAGCGGCGCAGATACGATTCTTGAAAATACGGTCAATTCAATAAAAGTCAGTATCGTACAGCCGAATATTGATCCGAAAGACAAATGGAATGTGGAGTTGAGAGACGAAGTATATCGGAATTACGGAAAGCTGACAGCCGAAGCGGGAAAATATAATCCCGATCTCATAATTTGGCCCGAAACTGCTACGCCGGCATATCTACGTACAAACAGGGACAACAGATTTGATCAGGTACTCTCTTTTGTTGATTCGGTGGGAATTCCGCTTTTGACCGGTACGTTAGATTATAAATACTATGGAAAAGATAAGTTTCACAAATATAATTCCTGCTTTCTTCTTCGTCCCGGAACTCGAAATATAGAACGTTACCATAAAATGTATCTGGTGCCTTTTGCCGAGAAAGTTCCGTTCGAGGATAAGTTACCGTTTCTCTCTAATTTTGATGTAGGACAGGCAAATTTTACAAGTGGAGAGGACTATAAAGTATTTGATTTAGATGGCAAAAAATTCTCCGTAGGTATCTGTTTCGAATCCGTATTTCCTTCATCATCAAGGACTTTTGTATCAGGCGGGGCGGAGCTTCTCATCATCATCACTAATGACGCATGGTTCGGAAACACTTCAGGCCCAT is part of the Candidatus Neomarinimicrobiota bacterium genome and encodes:
- the ruvX gene encoding Holliday junction resolvase RuvX, encoding MNEPGRILAIDYGEKRVGLAMTDPLAIIASGFNTIQNNNRKDLIKELLEIIQSNGVNGVVVGIPYSLDGESGPMAESVKEFVRELESSVEVKVETWPEEYSSEDAKSELRKLGVDYRKDKGEVDKMAAALILRSYLDHIEKH
- the lnt gene encoding apolipoprotein N-acyltransferase, with translation MNGEESNIKREKKVDYALLGFFALLFGGSFPPLNTGYFAWIAFVPYFYFLERNLNAKMFRKNFITGLVANLIIIYWIGANSGASAFVGILTVIGSVSVLALWFTLYGWIHVRLLKKWGDSAIWAAPVVWVGIEFVRSHGSLGFPWTMIANSQTYYIPLIQFASITGAWGVSFLLIFVNVLAFKALKSLSQPKIAGIYAIAGGMALLIPWLYGTAVLSGADTILENTVNSIKVSIVQPNIDPKDKWNVELRDEVYRNYGKLTAEAGKYNPDLIIWPETATPAYLRTNRDNRFDQVLSFVDSVGIPLLTGTLDYKYYGKDKFHKYNSCFLLRPGTRNIERYHKMYLVPFAEKVPFEDKLPFLSNFDVGQANFTSGEDYKVFDLDGKKFSVGICFESVFPSSSRTFVSGGAELLIIITNDAWFGNTSGPYQHAQIAVMRAIENRRSIARCANTGISELIDPFGRITKKIGLGKRGVLSGELKLLDEETIYNKYGDYVGWITAVITLLLVGISYVKLPSGKNEV